From one Amycolatopsis sp. FDAARGOS 1241 genomic stretch:
- a CDS encoding RHS repeat-associated core domain-containing protein, with amino-acid sequence MTNPLIAPTEDSTKSYSGITLLEDANDVKTAIETGDWASVAMGAVGTALDALSMAMDPFGAILAAGVGWLMEHVGPLKEALNGLTGNADQIKAQSETWSNIAKELESIGSDLQDMVNADLQSWSGEAADAYRKRAQDFTQLLGSAQKGSEGAASGVKTAGEVVAAVRALVRDIIADLVGHLVSWALQVVATIGIGLSWVIPQVAEAVAKTASKITQITTKLIKAIKALIPLLKKTGTVLEDTAKALKNIKGGKVDAAPTPKSIGPVPKGMDVPPAKGGGGGTTPASDTPPPPRDTPPPAKTGDSTDTPPPPAKTGDSTDTPPPRDTTDTPLPKSDPPPLKTDDSTTASSANTPPPPRDTPPPAPKDTPPPKFDDTTTASSAGDTPPPPRSDPPPPKADPAPPKSDPPPFDPPASDRGLPGGGAGKDGGGAGKDKTSAQSTTIKDANTTPRANDTPSADRLACGDPIDVSTGRVMLTQEDVRLAAALPLVLTRTHLSSYRIGRGFGSAWASTLDQRVEADADGVRFAAEDGTFLEYPAPVVGADVLPVTGPAWPLTRGADGSYVLTQPDLGRALLFSGVTGQLVTVSDPVGHQHFRLDYDENGALTDVVHSAGHHVGVTTAGGRVTELTLLSGGTPVVLVRYGYDEHGGLAEVCNSSDLALRFGYDAEGRLARWEDRNGMWYRYEYDEQGRCVRAEGRDGALRYSLAYEPRRTTAVDSLGATSVFDLNDAFQVVAVTDPLGATTRMEWDDRDRLLARTDALGATTRYDYDEAGDLVAVENPDGTRTTAEYDEEHRPVRVVEADGAVWLREYTEDGDIAARVDPLGARTTFEYARPGLLSAVTGPLGEVTRFEYDAAGLPVAVTDPVGATERTAFDRFGRPSVSTAALGAVTRTAWTVEGEPLSVTRPDGTRLSFSHDGEGNLRETRDGTAVTRTAYAGFDRPVAITAVDGSRVELSYDTENRVTAVRNEQGLQWRYEYDAAGRLAADTDYDGRRRHFRHDAAGRLIEQASASGRVLRFTYDAAGRITRLDADGAVATYEYDRAGRLVRAVNDDADVRRTYDAVGRLVAETVNGRVLTSVFDASGRRTARTTPGGAHAEWRYDAAGRPVALRTAGRELTFVRDLEGREVERRLGTAQLRQSWDARDRLVTQTLTTAAGPVQQRALHYRHDDAVTAVEDTLAGPRQLRLDPVGRPLAVEGPAAHETYGYDAAGNLVQPGNRVYAGSVLQRDDTAVYEYDPDGKLVLRRTADGEWRYEWDGHERLVAVYTPAGHHWRYRYDALGRRVAKELRDATGTVRTRTEFTWDGQQLAEQVTDGVRALVWHSEPGSGRVLTQTERVLHQASGAWRDHAVRGIVTDLAGAPTELVDADQGLVWHGRLTTWGAATGPMPTPLRFAGQYHDDETGLHHNFHRYYDPRTARYLSPDPSGLSPAANPYAYVADPVGWTDPLGLAPCKLTYDQAHSTPNGPSLELRGPRTSFKPGKTPNKIDDKQTFTSIANNAGVPNPHKQRLSFNDDAQTIRENHGLELGNQLHDQAVKQNLVPQASKNSEAIEALGRNDPNTKDFWDMQDRRDQHTANQSVENNKQDHRDYDRDEDVDARLRPVLDKPEATHSLLDKYDGVVVGGAHDGNHPGLQMMRDNMGDLKNSGVNKVYLESLRDDAHNAHVQDYLNSPPGTPMHPDLQKFINANPNNRLVGQVIESAKAHDVDVIGIGGNPARRDQLGGAGLFQRHAMFNSYGAESVQHHQAANPGKYVMEIGEQHAKPHTWNGANPVNVGGVDLPKTSAGIGDMLGVPQVKLNNAGDAFTRIDGSTNLG; translated from the coding sequence ATGACCAACCCGTTGATCGCTCCGACCGAGGACTCGACGAAGTCCTACTCCGGGATCACGCTCCTCGAAGACGCCAACGACGTGAAAACGGCGATCGAGACCGGCGACTGGGCGTCGGTCGCGATGGGCGCGGTGGGCACCGCGCTCGACGCGCTGTCGATGGCGATGGACCCGTTCGGGGCGATCCTCGCGGCCGGAGTCGGGTGGTTGATGGAGCACGTCGGGCCCCTGAAGGAAGCGCTCAACGGGCTCACCGGCAACGCCGACCAGATCAAGGCGCAGTCGGAGACGTGGTCGAACATCGCCAAGGAACTCGAATCCATCGGGTCCGACCTGCAGGACATGGTCAACGCCGACCTGCAGTCGTGGTCCGGCGAGGCGGCCGACGCCTACCGCAAGCGCGCCCAGGACTTCACTCAGCTGCTCGGTAGCGCGCAGAAGGGCAGCGAGGGCGCGGCCAGCGGTGTGAAGACCGCGGGTGAGGTCGTGGCCGCCGTGCGCGCGCTGGTGCGCGACATCATCGCCGACCTCGTCGGGCACCTGGTCAGCTGGGCGTTGCAGGTGGTCGCGACAATCGGGATCGGGTTGAGCTGGGTCATCCCGCAGGTCGCCGAGGCCGTGGCGAAGACGGCTTCGAAGATCACGCAGATCACCACCAAGCTGATCAAGGCGATCAAGGCGCTGATCCCGCTGCTCAAGAAGACCGGGACGGTGCTGGAAGACACCGCCAAGGCACTGAAGAACATCAAGGGCGGCAAGGTCGACGCGGCGCCGACGCCCAAGAGCATCGGCCCTGTGCCCAAGGGGATGGACGTGCCACCGGCCAAGGGCGGCGGTGGCGGCACCACGCCGGCGTCGGACACCCCGCCCCCGCCACGCGACACGCCGCCGCCGGCCAAGACCGGCGACTCGACCGATACCCCGCCACCGCCGGCCAAGACCGGCGACTCGACCGATACCCCGCCACCGCGCGACACCACGGACACCCCGCTGCCGAAGTCCGACCCACCGCCGCTGAAGACGGACGACTCGACCACCGCGTCGTCGGCGAACACTCCCCCGCCGCCGCGCGACACCCCGCCGCCGGCGCCGAAGGACACGCCGCCGCCCAAGTTCGACGACACCACCACGGCCTCGAGCGCCGGTGACACCCCACCGCCGCCCAGGAGCGACCCGCCGCCGCCGAAGGCCGATCCGGCGCCGCCGAAGAGCGACCCGCCGCCGTTCGACCCGCCGGCGAGCGACCGCGGGCTCCCGGGAGGTGGCGCGGGCAAGGACGGAGGTGGCGCGGGCAAGGACAAGACGTCGGCGCAGAGCACCACGATCAAGGACGCCAACACCACTCCGCGCGCCAACGACACCCCCTCGGCCGACCGGCTCGCGTGCGGTGACCCGATCGACGTGTCGACCGGCCGCGTCATGCTCACGCAGGAAGACGTCCGGCTCGCGGCGGCGCTGCCGCTCGTGCTCACGCGCACGCACCTGTCGTCGTACCGGATCGGCCGGGGCTTCGGCTCGGCGTGGGCCTCGACGCTCGACCAGCGCGTGGAGGCCGACGCCGACGGCGTGCGCTTCGCGGCCGAAGACGGCACCTTCCTCGAGTACCCGGCCCCGGTCGTCGGCGCGGACGTGCTGCCGGTGACCGGCCCGGCGTGGCCGCTGACCCGTGGTGCCGACGGCTCGTACGTGCTCACTCAGCCGGACCTCGGCCGCGCGCTGCTGTTCTCCGGTGTCACCGGGCAGCTGGTGACGGTCAGCGATCCGGTGGGCCACCAGCACTTCCGCCTCGACTACGACGAGAACGGCGCGCTGACCGACGTCGTCCACTCCGCCGGCCACCACGTCGGCGTGACCACCGCCGGCGGCCGCGTCACGGAGCTGACGCTGCTCAGCGGTGGCACGCCGGTCGTGCTCGTGCGCTACGGCTACGACGAGCACGGCGGCCTCGCCGAGGTCTGCAACTCTTCGGACCTGGCGCTGCGCTTCGGCTACGACGCCGAGGGCCGGCTCGCGCGCTGGGAAGACCGCAACGGCATGTGGTACCGCTACGAGTACGACGAGCAGGGCCGCTGCGTGCGCGCCGAAGGCCGCGACGGCGCGCTGCGCTATTCGCTCGCCTACGAGCCGCGCCGCACCACGGCCGTCGACTCGCTGGGTGCCACGAGCGTCTTCGACCTCAACGACGCGTTCCAGGTCGTCGCGGTCACCGATCCGCTCGGCGCCACCACCCGGATGGAATGGGACGACCGCGACCGGCTGCTCGCACGCACCGACGCGCTGGGCGCCACCACCCGCTACGACTACGACGAGGCCGGCGACCTCGTAGCGGTCGAGAACCCCGACGGGACCCGCACCACCGCCGAGTACGACGAGGAGCACCGGCCGGTCCGGGTCGTCGAGGCCGACGGCGCGGTGTGGCTGCGCGAGTACACAGAGGACGGTGACATCGCGGCGCGGGTCGACCCGCTCGGCGCCCGCACGACGTTCGAGTACGCGCGGCCCGGACTGCTCTCCGCCGTGACCGGCCCGCTCGGCGAGGTGACCCGCTTCGAGTACGACGCGGCGGGCCTCCCGGTCGCGGTCACCGACCCGGTGGGCGCGACGGAGCGGACCGCGTTCGACCGCTTCGGCCGGCCCAGCGTTTCGACCGCCGCGCTCGGCGCGGTCACCCGCACCGCGTGGACCGTGGAAGGCGAACCGCTGAGCGTCACGCGGCCGGACGGCACGAGGCTGTCCTTCAGCCACGACGGCGAGGGAAACCTCCGCGAAACCCGCGACGGGACCGCCGTCACGCGCACCGCGTATGCCGGGTTCGACCGGCCCGTCGCGATCACCGCGGTCGACGGGTCGCGCGTGGAGCTGAGCTACGACACGGAAAACCGCGTCACGGCCGTGCGGAACGAGCAGGGCCTGCAGTGGCGCTACGAGTACGACGCCGCCGGCCGGCTCGCCGCGGACACCGACTACGACGGCCGCCGCCGCCACTTCCGCCACGACGCGGCGGGCCGGTTGATCGAGCAGGCGTCGGCGAGCGGCCGCGTCCTGCGGTTCACCTACGACGCCGCCGGCCGTATCACGCGGCTGGACGCGGACGGTGCCGTGGCGACGTACGAATACGACCGCGCCGGGCGGCTCGTCCGGGCCGTCAACGACGACGCCGACGTGCGCCGCACGTACGACGCTGTTGGCCGGCTGGTCGCGGAGACCGTGAACGGCCGCGTGCTCACGTCTGTATTCGACGCTTCTGGCCGGCGCACCGCGCGCACGACCCCGGGCGGCGCCCACGCCGAATGGCGCTACGACGCCGCGGGCCGGCCGGTCGCACTGCGCACCGCGGGCCGCGAGCTCACGTTCGTCCGCGACCTCGAAGGCCGCGAGGTCGAGCGGCGGCTGGGGACCGCGCAGCTGCGTCAGAGCTGGGACGCCCGCGACCGGCTCGTGACGCAGACACTGACCACCGCGGCGGGGCCGGTGCAGCAGCGCGCGCTGCACTACCGGCACGACGACGCCGTGACCGCGGTCGAGGACACCCTCGCCGGACCGCGGCAGCTGCGGCTGGACCCGGTCGGCCGTCCGCTGGCCGTCGAAGGTCCCGCCGCGCACGAGACCTACGGCTACGACGCCGCGGGCAACCTCGTCCAGCCCGGCAACCGCGTGTACGCCGGCAGCGTTCTGCAGCGCGACGACACCGCGGTGTACGAGTACGACCCCGACGGCAAGCTCGTGCTGCGGCGGACCGCCGACGGCGAATGGCGTTACGAATGGGACGGCCACGAACGGCTCGTCGCCGTGTACACGCCCGCGGGGCACCACTGGCGCTACCGCTACGACGCGCTCGGCCGGCGCGTCGCCAAGGAACTGCGCGACGCGACCGGCACCGTGCGCACCCGCACCGAGTTCACCTGGGACGGGCAGCAGCTGGCCGAGCAGGTCACCGACGGCGTGCGCGCGCTGGTCTGGCACAGCGAGCCCGGCAGCGGACGGGTGCTCACGCAGACCGAGCGCGTGCTGCACCAGGCGAGCGGCGCGTGGCGGGACCACGCCGTGCGCGGCATCGTCACCGACCTCGCGGGCGCCCCGACGGAGCTCGTCGACGCCGACCAGGGCCTCGTCTGGCACGGCCGCCTCACCACGTGGGGCGCGGCCACCGGCCCGATGCCGACACCCCTGCGGTTCGCCGGCCAGTACCACGACGACGAAACCGGGCTGCACCACAACTTCCACCGCTACTACGACCCGCGGACGGCGCGCTACCTCAGCCCCGACCCGTCGGGCCTTTCGCCGGCGGCGAACCCGTACGCGTACGTCGCGGACCCCGTCGGCTGGACGGACCCGCTGGGACTGGCGCCGTGCAAGCTGACCTACGACCAGGCGCACAGCACACCGAACGGGCCGTCGCTGGAGCTGCGCGGGCCGCGCACGTCGTTCAAGCCGGGCAAGACGCCGAACAAGATCGACGACAAGCAGACGTTCACCAGCATCGCGAACAACGCCGGCGTGCCGAACCCGCACAAGCAGCGGCTGTCCTTCAACGACGACGCCCAGACCATTCGGGAGAACCACGGCCTGGAGCTCGGGAACCAGCTGCACGACCAGGCGGTGAAGCAGAATCTGGTCCCCCAGGCATCCAAGAACTCGGAAGCCATCGAGGCGCTGGGCCGCAACGACCCCAACACCAAGGACTTCTGGGACATGCAGGATCGGCGTGACCAGCACACGGCGAACCAGTCGGTGGAGAACAACAAGCAGGACCACCGCGACTACGACCGCGACGAAGACGTGGACGCGCGCCTCCGGCCCGTGCTGGACAAGCCGGAAGCCACCCACTCGCTGCTGGACAAGTACGACGGCGTGGTCGTGGGCGGCGCGCACGACGGCAACCACCCGGGCCTGCAGATGATGCGCGACAACATGGGAGACCTCAAGAACAGCGGCGTCAACAAGGT